Within Wyeomyia smithii strain HCP4-BCI-WySm-NY-G18 chromosome 2, ASM2978416v1, whole genome shotgun sequence, the genomic segment TTGGTCTGTTTATAAGCGCTGCTACGTGACCGTTAGACAGCGTAATTCGCACTAAATTTGGCGCGCATGAATGGTTAATGTTGCTCAGTATAGGGAATGATCCACATCCTAGTGGAAGCTGCTGAAATTGTTCATTTTCCTCTGGGCAGTAATCCATATACATCAAAGAATGCATATTAACAGGTGCAGTTTGAGCATGATGAAATAAGAGGCTTCTTAATAAATCAATGTGGGTTTCATTACCATTACACATGTGTTTCAGAGGGCTTTTGCTCAACAGCATATCGCTCATAACGATAGCATATACAGACCGTTGAGTCAAATCACTCGCAGTACGTAAATTTTGATTCGTCGACAGTTTATGAATTGTTTTATAAATTTCTTTAGTACTGATATTATTCCAGTTGAGATGAAATGGATTAACAGTTGTATTTTCGATAGATTCAAGTTGCTGTTTTAATTCGTCAAACTCAAAATTGAATGTAGAAATGGCCACTGTGGTAGTTCTTAGAGCCATCAAAATTACTTTAGTAAACAACTGttgcatatttttaataacaCAGCACTCAATTCGATGATAACTTTCCTGTGCTTTTTGCCGGCAAGTATCGGAGCAAAACATAGTAACGGAGCAATTAGCGCATGGTATTAATATGAGGAATTTATCATTACGACAAAAGTCACAATTGAGATAGCGCAATTTTGCGGCAAGTAAAAATGAAAAGGGTTTTTCAATAACCACTAAGTCACCTGCATATAAATTACGGTTTGTAGTTAAGTATCTTCCAAATTTTTCATCCTCTTTTAGTTCCAAGCAGTCGGATACAAAAGGTATGTTGGCATTGGGTTTGTGGCATAATTTCAGATCTTTTTTATTCACATCAGATGCGTTACGGTTAACATTGTTTATCATTTTCAAACAATCCGTTTGTCGTTTGGTCAATTTGGGTACTAAATGCGCTGGATATGGATTTTCTAGGGCAAGTCGAATGTTTTCTAAACAGTCGTGGTACTCTTTCAATTCAAAACATACTGCCGATCTATTGGCATACGCAATGCCCAACGCCTCTGATCCTACTTCGGACAGAGCAATACTTTCATTATAGCACTCGATAGCTTTGATGTAAAGTTTGATTTTCggattaaaaaaatcattgccTTGTTTACGGCAGTTGATggcttttgtttcatttttgcaATCTTCTTTAAAACTTATCTGATTCATAAGCCCGGATGCATTTAGTATTTGGTGGACGTAATTGACAATTTCGCTACTTGTACGACATTCCTTAAGATCATTAGAGACCTGTGTTTCCATGCCGCtgataacaatttttttccacaATGCTGCGTACATATCGTATGCATCCATGATGTCCTCTATAATACTAAAGAACACATAAAACAAATACTTAGTGCATGACGCCCTTTTTTAGAAATATTCTGTTAGAAAATGTCATATTTAGAATAGATATTGCAGcattcatttcaattatattcaTAATTCATTTAGAGTTCTAAGGACGGCATTTTGAAAAGTATCCATTCGAGAGCACGTGTCGTTAGCCTAAAAGGTTGATTTGAACACATCAACTGCATAAAAGCTGCATATGCAAATCATAAGCGTAACTAGATTCTAGGTGAGAAAGAGTGATTATCCTATAGATAATATGATGTACGCCAGAATACGCATAATTTTTAATAAGTTAAATATTCGAAAAGCAATCTTTGTTTATCTCtgaattatattcaaactaCATAAATACACGTAATTTACGGAGTTAAATGTTTATTGGATGCTGTGTACTGAGAAGGATCTAAGTGTTCCTTTGTACCGTTTCCTTATTACGTCAGTGGAAATGGCTCACCATGGTTTCCGTTGCCACAAACAAACTCATTTTCATGGTACTGAAACTAAGTGCAAGAAGGATATTTTTCTCGAAGTCGCTACGATTAGGTTACAGTTTCAAAGTTGTTGAATTATAATTTATTGAAAATGACGGTCACTAACCTCTTTATAATCCTTAATTTGGGCTGCGAAATGTTATACGTGATTGACCAGCGTTTGAAGGCACAGACAATACCACTAGATAAATCGGCTCAAGGTAGGCGTATAGGTTATTTATATGAGAATCTTCATTTCTTATAATTAGGATAGGCGTTCAGGGAGTACTTCATCTGACTTTTTCATCTTTCTAAATCACACGCATGAATTTAATGTACCatacatttttgagaaacccAAAGATGggataaaatatttcaaacgtAATTTTTAACATCCATATGTCTTCTTCAGTTTGTTTTGATACATTACCAttaaaaaatgttgcactgctGCAAACTGCAGCGACATCGATACACAACGTTGCCAGACATATTTCTAAATGTGTTTCAGGTATacttgagccgttgagagcaaaagtggtacatgtgccattaagtaaatttttcaggagacgcgatgaACGAAAatactcaaatagtaaattattttcaacaatttttttcaacagaACTGCACTGAATCATTACTGGAAAGTTTCAAAATACGGTGCAtaaaagcataacgagttctggttgagaaacttacacaaacttcaatggaaaaacatgtactaCTTTTGTTCTattggaaaaataatgacaaccaaaaaacgttgagagcaaaagtggtacatgtccagtctgagcatgaaggatgcattatagctcgctaatcttgggacatagaacattcatgtcttcagtaGAGTTGTCCAAgagattgagtactatagaatgatgatctgtttgttacggaattctgtctcttcgtggcgctagtgtatttgtatttggtaacag encodes:
- the LOC129723079 gene encoding SET and MYND domain-containing protein 4 isoform X1 translates to MDAYDMYAALWKKIVISGMETQVSNDLKECRTSSEIVNYVHQILNASGLMNQISFKEDCKNETKAINCRKQGNDFFNPKIKLYIKAIECYNESIALSEVGSEALGIAYANRSAVCFELKEYHDCLENIRLALENPYPAHLVPKLTKRQTDCLKMINNVNRNASDVNKKDLKLCHKPNANIPFVSDCLELKEDEKFGRYLTTNRNLYAGDLVVIEKPFSFLLAAKLRYLNCDFCRNDKFLILIPCANCSVTMFCSDTCRQKAQESYHRIECCVIKNMQQLFTKVILMALRTTTVAISTFNFEFDELKQQLESIENTTVNPFHLNWNNISTKEIYKTIHKLSTNQNLRTASDLTQRSVYAIVMSDMLLSKSPLKHMCNGNETHIDLLRSLLFHHAQTAPVNMHSLMYMDYCPEENEQFQQLPLGCGSFPILSNINHSCAPNLVRITLSNGHVAALINRPIKKGEQLYDNYGYHHCLETLSERQIGLRGQYCFRCQCEACKNNYPLYYDLDHAQLPPGVVNPINTEELEELRKHNLKTALKKIPEYCQFLNEFDTQYPNYEVSSVQEALLRCFQIAYAYQTRKLNYRSLCRL